Within Montipora foliosa isolate CH-2021 chromosome 3, ASM3666993v2, whole genome shotgun sequence, the genomic segment AGCGTTCAAACCTGCgcaaaatttaactttttttgaTTCCCGCAAACTGTTCAAATGTATGTCATTAATACATTGTTCCTTCACAATATACCTTCCGTTGTTGATGGTAAATTGGATGAtcatattttaattttacaagTTAGCCTTCTGATTTTTCTCGCCTATGCAATGAAACACAatatcaacgatgaaatgaatATGCAGGAAGGAAAACATGCTTAAAACCTCTCTTTTTTGCCATTGGCGACTTACGAAGTTAATATGAATTGTCACTCATTGACAATTCTTAAGAAAGCTCGATTGTGTTGACCAGCAGCCACATACGGCTACACTCAAACAATAAAATGGTCAAAATGTAATAGTAAACAGATCAATAAATAGAAAATTCCGGGAGGAATCAGTAGTCAGTTTCTCTCCTCCAGCATTGCCACTGTTTATTCAATATATATTTCTCATTCAAGATGGTCTCCatatatattataaaatatTCACTCGATTTCCCATAAACGAACAGCTTTCAAATTGAGCATAAAGATGACGCCGATGGAAAGCGGGAAACATACTTGGAAAGGTGGCAGAGACGAATGACGTCAACCTACGAGGAAGGGAGTTGCGAGGATTGCTGTAGGTAAAGTTCAGTTTTGTTTTGAGTTGTTTTGCTATGAAAAGCGTTTGATTTACAAGCCATTTTTCACGAGATTCTGTAGAAGGATCTTTGGTAAAGAGACACACTACATTGAATTACAGCCTTCTCAGCCAGCAAATCGCTTCACTTCCCACTCAGCGACCAACATCAGACGGACCGTCCAATAATATCACTTTTCTACTGACCAACCAAGGTGAAAATGATCTGAAGATGAGTTTCGTTCAGGTTGTTTAAACGTCAGTAAATGTCACCAACTGGCAACAATCGTTCTCAGGACTTCTTGCACCTGGACGATCTCAGTTCAtcaatttattatatggcttctGCACCAACCATTTGCTAAAGTACAACTGGTAGTAGCTATCGCaaagtgccaacgagacagtcaattcttgggtttcactcacgtgatcaacagccatgtttttcaacgaaaacaaaagaagacgttagcataaaaatagctttcaattcccggaggattggatcgggacaccaacaaggccgccatttcattgtttggggacaccaacatggcggccgtgacgtcatgtgaaatccaagaatataATGCATAGTTGGCAGATTTGTATCGGAGTCTGCAACtcaacttaaggtggctcaaaccagtttcaacactttcaatagattgacactacaacactttatcacataacagcaatgttatggtactatGTGAAACaccaatgggccatttccgagttgctgtttgtctcggtttcgaagtgagtcttggtgctcaactattgtaagtgaaatgagtttgatttgcataacaattcgcaactcatttccatttgaatggttgtgcaccagaactcgctttgaaactgaggcatgcagcaactcggaaatgggctattattgctgaacaagatgcagtcaattttgtgacgtaaaaagttaccatggtaacaggaaagccttgcaaaaacacaccatattttggctttagctgctcatatctcaaaaacgaactcccTGAACCCAATTTTTTATatcacaaaagtgatcagcaggccaagatggaactctctgcaaagtttaaaaaaattccttggGGCAGATTTAGACCTATCGTACATTTTcgattatttaaggtggctctgaatccgctccacagaatgtATTTATACTTTgtagaaagtttcattctggcatgttgattacatttcagaaatgaaaaatagGGGTTacctagttcgtttttgagctatgagcagctaaagccaaaatatggggtgtatTTGCAGggttttcctgttgccacggtaacgtttacgtcacaaaaataaccaaatctttttcagcaaaaattaccaaattgatgtcagtttttcatgcgtctgtcctgttattcattatgaattgcgtcataacattatCAAAGTAGCTGTAGAGCGCtcacatttttttctgcatacaCAAAACTCTCGCGCTTCGGCTCTATTAAGGCTGCCGCCTcggctgactcgttggcaatcaGTGGCAAATGTAGTTGGAAGGCAGTTACTTGTTGGGTGTGACAGCCTCTTACACTGGATAAACTAAGCATACCGTGAGTGTCAAAATTTGCTATTGTGTGGCAAAATCATTTAAGTCTTAATAATTTCCAAAGAATTTTGGCTCAGAGATCACCTTGTATATTTGGTTCAAATCTTCAGAGATAACTCATTATGAAATGCACTTTAAATATTCAGTTCTTTATTCTCAGATGACGCATTAAAAAACGATATCCTGGTGCTAATATGAGgcaaaaaaatatcaacaaaGATTTCCCTATTGCATCTCTTTAGTGTTCTCCGTCACTCCTTGGCCGAAATGTTGACTGGTGTCACGTGGCAGCTTGGAATTGTCACTCTGGTGTTAATCGAAGTCATCATTAGCGCAGTCCTGATGTTGATAGAATTTAATGCTATCAAAGGTCAGTCAAAAATACCTTAAACACTAAGCTACTTTCTAAGCTTGTAGGAGACTAGAAcgttgctaaaaaaaaaacgatttagTTGGATAACGATGGCTGTCATATGAAACGGCATGTAAGCATGAATGTGCGCATTTAGCTGCTACACTATGCGCCTTTCTGCCTAAAACGCAGACATGGATGTACACATAGCTTTGAAAAACTATTTTGAGGTTGAAAATACCATAAAGCTCAGTTTATACAAGACCTCCCTGAGGAGATCAACTGAAGCCGTGCCTGACGAATGTTCGAGTACAAACCTTTTTGCATCGCCGAAAAAATCCTGTTTAGCCTGAGTACACCAATGACTTCCCTCTTCTCTTTGGTGGTCAATTACGTCACAATATTGATGAATGAAGACTGAGAAACAGTGTCTTAAGGGGTTTATTTACATGAGACctggacgaactcagaccggtatgaacttGCACTGGTATGAAACTTTTGAAtccgtttacatgaaaccgggacgaaatgcTTGGTGCTTGGTTTCGGGACAAAATGATATATATCGgttttgtctaataaatatatggctgacccaaaagcatacaggcttgaaactTCTCAACCCGGACGGAGATTTGTTGTCGTTTACATGAGAACGGTAAGAACTCAGACCGGTAAGagaatttctcgtctcggtccagcaaccgagacgaagtcagaccgGTCTGCGTTCGTGGTCAAACCAGTTTTCGTGTAAACGCATAAGAAGAAATGTGCGAAGGCCGATACGATCTCATACCGGGTCTGATTTCGTCCCGGTCTCgtgtaaatacccccttagGGCCTGATTACACGGTGAGTTTTAGCCGGGCTGAAATTTCGCTCCGCTCAATTTCAGCCCGCGCGCAAATCGGGGAAAATGTACTGAGATGCGAAAACACGATCGACGCGCATGCTCACGTTCCTTTtacagcccgggctgaaaaaatGATGGTGATTACATAAATTTTTCAGCCTGTTTTCCCGGGCTGAAAATCCTAGCCCGGTTTCTGACCGGGGTAGGAGGATTTTTAGCCTGGGCTGAAACCCTCTCCATGTAATCGTGACTTTCATTTTAAGATTTCTTTCAGAGCCCGGGCTGAAATCTCAACCCGGCTATTCGAACTGAGACTTCAGCCCGCGTGGAAACTCACCATGAAATCGGGCCCTTAGAGTCAATCCTTCTAgcaaatcgttgaaaatagcTCGAGCTCAGGTAGGCACGGGAAAATTGCCTTAAGATACAGACTGATCAACAAATGACTGCAATCTTGTTATTCCATTGCAGATGAGACTCACTTAGCAAGAATTATTCTCCATTTTTTGAGCATAACCATACTTGCTGTTTTCGTACTTGAGGTTAGCGTTTCAAAATAACCAAGCTCTAATTTAACTTTTTGATTACCATTTTACCCTTAGTTCTTCGCAATCTCAGTTATGTCTCTGGTGGAGCCATTTTCCTTGTGCGCACTGATTCCACGAAGGAGAAAAGTAATGAAactaaaatattttcatttgatCAAATCTTCTTTCCAATTAAATGCTGCAATATTTTCAGGTGTGTCTTAAGTTCTACGCTATGGGATGTGATTATTTTCTGGAAGACAAATTGGAGGTAACTGATGATActtattttcgtgtttttacgcAAGAATCAAAGAACGCTATCATAAATTCAGACTTTAACAGGACCATGCCGATTTCATGAAATAAACATAGATCAATCAACTGAGGTGCTCCATAATTTAGCACAACAGCGCATATATGGGAAGGCCGATGAAAACGAGACTTTTGAAACTCCATTGTTTGGTATACGATCATAGGTGACCATGAAACTTTCGAGGAAACCGAAGCATCAAAGGAACGTTATACAAAAAACTGAgacactcccaggggttttggggaagaagatacatggctaatttgaactggggaacaggggaaGAAAGACAAAATATCCTAGGGAACAAGGGAGCAAAGCTGAGAACAACTTTGcaagtaatttcgggaacaagaGAACACGAGGCTTTCGTTGGCATGATCAAGTGAAAACAGGGACTTTTGAGAAGGATAGAAAGTAGGGATGGGTGGAAACGCTGTGAAAAGTCTTATTTACTATAACTTTTAATGAATTTCCGGTAAACatacaagaagaaaaaagtatTTATCAAAACTGAGGAAGGACTTCAAACAGGATAAATAGGATTTGATAATCCCTTCCAAGGAAGTGACCACGACTAATTAATTGTGTTTTCGATTGTAATTAATCAAATAATCGAGTGattaaatgattaattaattaattcattgtTTTGGGAGCTAAATATGGCCGCCCGATGTCACGTGCTTATGCTTTATTGGAGCAATTGActattttcaccatcccataatgcaatacgtttggtggggggggggggggggcggggagcctttacataaaaacaatacaaattatTTACTCCTTCATAGGCGATTGTCAGCAAATGATTTTCTGAAGAAAGAAGGTCTTAGAAGGGATGATCTTTGCAACTTTTGCAGGGCCGAGAAAGAATCTCTTATTCATCTGTTCTGATCCTGCAGAGTGATTATACTCTTCTTGCAGCAATTTCAAGATTGGTTGAATGAAACCCACAAATCTTTAAAAGTTACTAGTCCGGTCTCTTCGGCCGTAGTCTTCGGTATAAAACAGATTTCTTTTCAAACACGCAACAGTATTGTATTTCTCTTGTCACCATACAGATCTTATATTTGGATATGTAAAATGCGAGAAACAACTCCCAGAAAAGAAGTGTTTTCAAGTTCTTTACCCTCCTTCTGTGTTGCAAAACCTCTTAAAAACCTTAAAACCTCCTTTAACAGAAACGATAATTTTACTAAAGAAGTCATATAGCATcttgcatgtttattttttctgcttAGCTGTTACTGTTAAATGTTTATTGCTTGTCCTAATGACTTAATATTGTATTCTCTATAAAAACTTTAATTGCATCatatcaaattttgaaaaacatcTTTTCTTATCATGACAGATTTTTGACGCCTTTGTCGTCATCACAGCCTTTGGAATCGAAATAATGCTCAGGTAATTTACCGCCACTAAAAGCCTGTAAGAGCGGCTTTAGAAATTTTACGATTTCCCTGGCAACGCTAAGTGAGACTTTCTGGCTTTCGTTTTCGTGCGTTTAGCGCAGGCTGTTTGCATTTGCCTTAGGTTTGAGGTACCAGTGAGAGCAAATTTCCTGGATTTGGCACTATTACGATGAAAATTATTCGAAATCGGTTGTTAGTTCCGTATCATACTGCGTGGTTATTTCAAAGAAGAAACCTTAAAGGCTGGTtgtcactagcgacggagtcggagtcggagtcgtaatcagaaacgcagagcgatacgatctagtgaaaatcaaactgtcggagtcCGAAGCAAAACACCAATTCCGCTTATAACtccgtcgcttacgatccagtggaaactgcattgtcggagtcggacgcagaagcggaagaataaaccaatcacaatgctcgattgcaagaattgtgattggttgCTTCTTCCcctctgcttccgactccgacaagtCCGACACTCTCGTTTTTACTAGATCATAAACGACAGTCATAAGCGGAGttggaagaaaatgggaacgttctgattcttccgattcaaattaataaataataataataataataataataataataataataataataataataataataataacggtttattcacagtatatccacataaaaggatgtggctcttcatctgtgaAGGCCTACAATACTAATTTTAATATGTCATTAATATCTACAATCTATAATAAAATCTACACTTGGATGCAAGTATGTAGAAAgtaatggttaaaaaaaaaaaaaaaaaaaaaaattctatcaTACCTGGTTTTTATGTCTCTACGGGGGAGATAAAGCGCGCGCCTTTAAGAACGCCTTGCAGAGCCTGCCgtattctttgaaatctttGCAGTTCCTTATATTTGCTggcaattcattgaaaattatGGCTGCGGAATGCTGAAAGGTGCCTTGCACAAGTGGAACATAAAGCCTCGGAGCAACACTGGAACGGAGATGCCTAATAGGTTTAACAACTTCCAGATTTAAATAGGAAGGCCAATTATCAGAATACAGTGCTTTAAAAATAGTCTTAAATAACGAGTAGTCTCTTAGCTCTAGGATAGGTAGCCAGTTTAGATCCAAAATGGTAGATATACTGTTTACATACTTACAAGTGACGAAACTAGCCATAGCGAACTGGAGCCTTTGTAGTCTAGCTAAGAGGAACTTTGGTAGTGGATAAAAAACAACGTCAAAGTAACTTATTTTAGACAGAATTAGTGTTTCTACTAAATGTTTCCGTAGTTTAAAATCAGTAAAGTTCCTTATTTTTCGTAAGGTTCTTAGAGTCGCATAACAAGATTTAAGAAGAGAACTGATATGAAATCCCCATTTAAGATTCGAGTCAATGTATACTCCTAGGATGTATActccgtcgagcttatgactccgcttacgactccgatctttgattttcacaaggtcataagcgctcttacgactccgactacgactacgactacgactacaaCTACGACTACGACTCCGACTAccactccgactccgtcgctagtgataACCAGCCTTTAGCGGTCACTTGGTGTGAAAGTGGACCATGCAGTCATGGTAACGATCAGTAAATGTAACTTTACAGAAAAAGATATTAAATACGTATCATAGGGTACAGGGATTCGGTCTTTTATCCTAAACAAGACTCAGTATAAAAGGGGGTCGCTCAGTCACCCTTTTCTTTTGTTCGAAATCATTCAAGCACGAttgattatccaagatggcgatcaacaaacaaaaacacagaTTCCGAACCCCTAAAATATATTTCCAGTGCGAGAAAATGGGACGGGGAATTGAAAAAAACGAACGACAGATAAACTCATAACATATTACGGACATATTGTCATTAGGATTTTTTTCTAATtgaacaaattatcacagagctcagTATGCGTTCACGGTCGCTTGACAATCGTCCACATGTGCCTAAAGCTGGTGACGCACGGTTCAACAtcgtgcaacatttgttgctcaacaaatgttgcatcGTGTTGAATGACAATGTTGCGACTTGTTGAATGGCCATAAACACATTCAACTTTTGTCGAAACGAAAATTACGAATTCTGTCCATTTTTGGCGGCAAATGATTTGGAAATGGTGGATGACGAAAGATTGTTGTTATTGTGTGCTGCCAGCCTTATTGGTCTTGCTTCCATTCCATTCTTGAATGGCGCTAACCAATCGTTTTCCAGTCTCGCGTTCACGTGATTTGCAAGGTGCAATATGGCGGCCGCAGCATGTCATGATGCAGAATAGGCAACTTTCATGATggcgccatttgactacaactaccagaattcagtttgtttttcttttcttatttacattTTGTATTCCTCGTGGGGTAAGAACAACagtagctctaattagcatcagacaagcaaaacctgaaaGATTCTGTTACTTCTAGTCAAATGGCCTCATCATTCTAATGTCCCATTCTGCACCATGACATGCTACGGCCGCCATATTGCACCTTGCAAATCACGTGAACGCGAGACTGGAAAACGATTGGTTAGCGCCGGCCATTCAAGAAGCGGCAACTTGTTGAATGGAATAGAACTCATCTCTATttcgttcaacaacgttcaacaTGTTAAACGGTCTATTTCAACATCCAACACTGCATGaaacactgttcaacatttgatGATCAagaaatgttgaaccgtgtgtcacTGGTGCGTCTTctcttggttttgcattacaacTCATATTGATTGGCTTATGTTTCTGGCTCCAcattctcaaccaatcagaggtcaAAACTTCAAATGAGATTTGCCCGctttttttcccgcgctttctgTGAGCTGCATGCATTTGCCTTGCGTCGTGATTGGCTGATTTGATTGTCGGCATCTGTTATGATTGGTTTTACATCCATCAACATAAATCCTTTTAGAAATCCACGTCCATTTTCACTTCTTACCCTCTCGATTCCAGCGGGCTGCCTGCCTAGCTATGACTGAATACCGTTTTGGGGCTTTTCATGGCGACTTTTTGCTTTGGTGGAGGAGTTTGAATACGAGTTTTCGGTTCGGTGTACATGCACACTAGCAAAAGCCTAATGCGCA encodes:
- the LOC137995438 gene encoding voltage-gated hydrogen channel 1-like, whose translation is MDESFQIEHKDDADGKRETYLERWQRRMTSTYEEGSCEDCCSVLRHSLAEMLTGVTWQLGIVTLVLIEVIISAVLMLIEFNAIKDETHLARIILHFLSITILAVFVLEVCLKFYAMGCDYFLEDKLEIFDAFVVITAFGIEIMLSVMRAKKAWSGFAFLIALRLWRVVRLIFLLFTFKEEIYELIEDEEDAPKQEETERAENENVMEKNEEKQKLTVSE